The following coding sequences lie in one Arachis ipaensis cultivar K30076 chromosome B03, Araip1.1, whole genome shotgun sequence genomic window:
- the LOC107631549 gene encoding uncharacterized protein LOC107631549, whose translation MAYKNLSGLSKSKRCRLVLRLSLRDFDDRLTINMSYASKDMVISLAILLLMLGTPCSSAFWKTQNKIKTAVHLSPKIELGPGSVSNKFYYDIEFPRGHVALKSFNAEVVDEAGNPVPLHKTYLHHWIIVGYHESKSKLATHTKYDLHRVVRVSDSVSKSHIILRNSGVCQGNILGQYFGLGSETRGTATDIPDPFGIEIGNPAEIPEGYEEKWLLNVHAIDTRGVEDKLGCTECKCHLYNVTVNEYGNPLPPDYAGGLYCCYDETQCRLKKGFQGPKRSLYLRYTVKWIDWDEYVVPVKIYIIDVTDTLKISDTSNIASSNHDCRIEYEVDPCNIDPKKKGNGCVDVKRTTVPLEKGGYVVYAVAHQHSGGIGSTLYGQDGRVICTSMANYGTGDNAGNESGYIVGMTTCYPKPGSVKIIDGEKLTLESNYSSTTRGHTGVMGLFYLLVAEQLPHQH comes from the exons ATGGCCTATAAAAATCTCTCTGGATTGTCAAAATCTAAACGTTGCCGTCTTGTGTTGCGCCTCTCTTTAAG GGATTTTGATGACAGGTTAACTATCAACATGTCTTATGCATCTAAAGATATGGTGATTTCATTGGCAATACTATTGCTTATGTTAGGCACACCATGCTCAAGTGCTTTTTGGAAGACTCAGAATAAGATTAAGACAGCTGTTCATCTTTCTCCAAAGATTGAACTTGGGCCAGGGTCAGTTTCGAATAAATTTTACTATGACATTGAGTTTCCAAGAGGTCATGTTGCGCTTAAGAGTTTCAATGCTGAAGTAGTTGATGAAGCTGGAAACCCTGTACCTCTCCATAAAACTTATCTCCACCATTGGATTATTGTTGGATACCATGAATCCAAATCAAAACTTGCGACACACACAAAATATGATCTTCATCGTGTGGTTCGTGTGTCAGACTCAGTCTCAAAGTCACATATTATACTAAGAAATAGTGGCGTATGTCAGGGAAATATTCTTGGACAGTATTTTGGACTTGGATCCGAAACACGAGGAACGGCTACGGATATTCCAGATCCTTTTGGGATAGAAATAGGAAATCCTGCAGAAATTCCAGAAGGATATGAGGAGAAATGGTTGCTCAATGTCCACGCCATCGATACACGAGGTGTAGAGGATAAGCTAGGCTGCACTGAGTGTAAGTGTCACCTTTATAATGTTACAGTCAATGAATACGGCAACCCTTTGCCTCCAGATTACGCAGGGGGTTTGTACTGTTGCTATGATGAGACTCAGTGCAGGTTGAAGAAAGGCTTTCAAGGTCCAAAGAGAAGCCTCTATCTGAGATACACTGTGAAATGGATCGATTGGGACGAATATGTTGTTCCTGTTAAGATTTATATAATTGATGTGACTGATACTTTGAAAATATCAGATACTTCAAATATAGCAAGCTCAAATCATGATTGCCGG ATTGAGTATGAAGTTGATCCTTGCAACATAGACCCCAAGAAGAAAGGTAATGGTTGTGTTGATGTGAAGAGGACAACCGTCCCATTGGAAAAGGGTGGTTATGTGGTCTATGCTGTAGCTCATCAGCATTCAGGTGGAATCGGATCAACTCTATATGGACAG GATGGAAGGGTAATATGTACCTCAATGGCAAATTATGGAACTGGGGATAATGCAGGAAATGAGTCAGGTTACATTGTAGGAATGACCACTTGTTATCCTAAACCAGGTTCTGTAAAGATCATTGATGGCGAAAAATTAACTCTGGAGTCTAACTACAGCAGCACCACGCGAGGTCACACCGGAGTCATGGGGCTTTTCTACCTACTGGTTGCAGAACAGCTTCCTCATCAACATTAG